A genomic region of Staphylococcus roterodami contains the following coding sequences:
- a CDS encoding peptide ABC transporter substrate-binding protein: MTRKFRTLILILIATFALSGCANDGGIYSDKGQVFRKILPQDLTSLDTSLITEEMSFEVTAQTFEGLYTLGKDDKPVLGVAKAFPEKSKDGKTLKVKLRGDAKWSNGDKVTAQDFVYAWRKTVNPKTGSEFAYIMGDIKNASDINAGKKPVEQLGIKALDDETLQIELEKPVPYINQLLALNTFAPQNEKVAKKYGENYGTAADRAVYNGPFKVDDWKQEDKILLSKNQYYWDKKNVKLDKVNYKVIKDLQAGASLYDTESVDDALITADQVNKYKDNKGLNFVLTTGTFFVKMNEKEYPEFKNKELRLAIAQAIDKKGYVDSVKNNGSIPSDTLTAKGIAKAPNGKDYASTMNSPLKYNPKEARAHWEKAKKELGKNEVTFSMNTEDTPDAKISAEYIKSQVEKNLPGVTLKIKQLPFKQRVSLELSGNYQASLSGWSADYPDPIAYLETMTTGNAQNNTDWSNKEYDQLLKDARNELALQPTERYESLKKAEEIFLNDAPVAPIYQKGTAHLTNPQVKGLIYHKFGPNSSLKNVYIDKSIDKETGKKKN, encoded by the coding sequence ATGACGAGAAAATTTAGAACACTTATTTTAATTTTGATTGCTACATTTGCATTAAGTGGTTGTGCTAATGATGGTGGAATTTATTCGGATAAAGGTCAAGTATTCAGAAAAATTTTACCACAAGATTTAACATCACTTGATACATCGTTAATAACGGAAGAAATGTCTTTTGAAGTGACAGCACAAACTTTTGAGGGATTATACACGTTAGGTAAAGATGACAAACCTGTGTTAGGTGTAGCGAAAGCTTTTCCGGAAAAAAGTAAAGACGGTAAAACGTTAAAAGTTAAATTAAGAGGCGATGCTAAATGGAGTAATGGTGACAAAGTTACTGCGCAAGACTTTGTTTATGCTTGGAGAAAAACAGTTAACCCTAAAACAGGTTCTGAATTTGCATACATTATGGGTGACATTAAAAATGCTAGTGATATAAATGCTGGTAAGAAACCTGTAGAACAATTAGGTATCAAAGCATTAGATGATGAAACATTACAAATTGAATTAGAAAAGCCGGTTCCGTATATTAATCAATTATTAGCACTCAATACATTTGCACCTCAAAATGAAAAAGTTGCCAAAAAATATGGTGAAAATTATGGTACTGCAGCAGATAGAGCGGTATACAATGGTCCGTTTAAAGTTGACGATTGGAAACAAGAAGATAAAATATTATTATCTAAAAATCAGTATTATTGGGATAAAAAGAATGTAAAGTTAGATAAAGTGAATTATAAGGTTATCAAAGATTTACAGGCAGGTGCTTCATTGTATGATACTGAATCAGTAGATGATGCGCTCATTACCGCAGATCAAGTGAATAAGTATAAAGACAACAAAGGATTAAACTTTGTGTTAACAACTGGGACATTTTTTGTGAAAATGAATGAGAAAGAATATCCTGAGTTTAAAAATAAAGAATTAAGACTTGCAATCGCACAAGCAATTGATAAAAAAGGTTATGTTGATTCAGTAAAAAACAATGGATCAATACCATCAGATACATTAACAGCAAAAGGCATTGCTAAAGCACCGAATGGTAAAGATTATGCGAGTACAATGAATTCACCGTTAAAATACAATCCTAAAGAAGCAAGAGCACATTGGGAAAAAGCTAAAAAAGAATTAGGTAAAAATGAAGTGACATTTTCTATGAACACAGAAGATACACCAGATGCAAAAATATCTGCAGAATATATTAAATCGCAAGTTGAGAAAAATTTACCAGGTGTTACTTTGAAGATTAAGCAATTGCCATTTAAGCAAAGAGTTTCATTAGAGTTAAGTGGTAATTATCAAGCATCACTAAGTGGATGGTCAGCAGATTATCCAGATCCTATAGCTTATTTAGAAACAATGACTACAGGCAATGCACAAAATAATACGGACTGGAGTAATAAAGAGTATGATCAACTACTAAAAGATGCAAGAAACGAATTGGCGCTTCAACCGACAGAACGATATGAAAGCTTAAAAAAAGCAGAGGAGATATTCCTAAATGATGCACCAGTTGCACCGATTTATCAAAAAGGTACCGCACATTTAACCAATCCCCAAGTTAAAGGACTAATTTATCATAAATTTGGACCGAATAGTTCACTTAAAAATGTGTATATAGATAAATCAATTGATAAAGAAACCGGTAAAAAGAAAAATTAA
- a CDS encoding ABC transporter ATP-binding protein, whose translation MNNVLLEVKNLETSLKINNEWLATVENISFKLSKGEVLGIVGESGCGKSILSKSIIKLLPEKISKLSNGEVIFDGQRIDTLNEKQLLGIRGNDIAMIFQEPMTALNPVFTIKNQLVESIKSHKKISKKEANNLAKDLLMKVGISRQDEILNSYPHQLSGGMRQRVMIAMAISCSPKLLIADEPTTALDVTIQAQILDLLKELQKETQMAIMMITHDLSVVAEFCDKVMVMYAGQIVEFGGIKEILHNPKHPYTQKLLSTIPKLKEEQKRLETIEGIVPSIQAFHVNKCRFANRCNKKIDICNNQSPKMHVCEDIIVRCHLYQNEYKEI comes from the coding sequence ATGAATAATGTATTGTTAGAAGTAAAAAATTTAGAAACATCATTAAAAATAAATAATGAATGGTTAGCAACTGTTGAAAATATTTCTTTTAAATTATCTAAAGGAGAAGTTTTAGGTATAGTTGGGGAATCCGGTTGCGGTAAGTCCATATTAAGTAAGTCAATTATTAAATTATTACCAGAAAAGATATCTAAATTAAGTAATGGGGAAGTTATATTTGATGGTCAACGAATAGATACGCTTAATGAGAAACAATTGCTAGGTATTCGAGGAAATGATATTGCTATGATTTTTCAAGAACCTATGACTGCTTTAAATCCGGTATTTACCATAAAAAATCAACTTGTGGAATCTATAAAATCACATAAAAAAATTTCTAAAAAAGAAGCAAATAACTTAGCAAAAGATTTACTAATGAAAGTTGGAATTTCAAGACAAGATGAAATATTAAATAGTTATCCTCATCAATTATCTGGTGGTATGAGACAAAGGGTAATGATTGCAATGGCCATTTCATGTTCTCCAAAATTATTAATTGCTGATGAACCTACAACTGCTTTGGATGTAACGATTCAAGCACAAATATTAGACTTATTAAAAGAATTGCAAAAGGAAACGCAAATGGCAATTATGATGATTACACATGATTTGAGTGTAGTTGCTGAGTTTTGTGATAAGGTTATGGTTATGTATGCAGGTCAAATTGTAGAATTTGGAGGCATAAAAGAAATACTACACAATCCGAAACATCCTTATACCCAAAAATTATTATCTACAATTCCAAAACTTAAAGAAGAACAGAAACGACTAGAAACTATAGAAGGAATTGTGCCATCAATCCAAGCATTTCACGTTAATAAGTGCAGATTTGCAAATAGATGTAATAAAAAAATAGATATTTGTAATAATCAATCTCCTAAAATGCATGTTTGTGAAGACATCATTGTACGGTGTCATTTATACCAAAATGAATATAAGGAGATATAA
- a CDS encoding ABC transporter substrate-binding protein: MGKLIKYISILLIVVLVLSACGKSNNKDEGVKDATKTETSKHKGGTLNVALTAPPSGVYSSLLNSTHADAVVEGYFNENLLAIDKKIRPKAYIASWKDIDPAKKIEFKIKKGIKWHDGNELKIDDWIYSIEVLANKDYEGAYYPSVENIQGAKDYHEGKTDHISGLKKIDDYTMQVTFDKKQENYLTGFVTGPLLSKKYLSDVPIKDLAKSDKIRKYPIGIGPYKVKKIVPGEAIQLVKFDDYWQGKPALDKINLKVIDQAQIIKAMEKGDIDVANDATGAMAKDAKSSNAGLKVLSAPSLDYGLIGFVSHDYDKKSNKTGKVRPKYEDKELRKAMLYAIDREKWIKAFFNGYASEINSFVPSMHWIAADPKELNDYKYDPEKAKKILDKLGYKDRDGDGFREDPKGNKFEINFKHYSGSNPTFEPRTAAIKDFWEKVGLKTNVKLVEFGKYNEDLANASKDMEVYFRSWAGGTDPDPSDLYHTDRPQNEMRTVLPKSDQYLDDALDFDKVGIDEKKRKDIYVKWQKYMNDELPGLPMFQGKSITIVNDKVRNLDIEIGTDQNLYNLTKEA; this comes from the coding sequence ATGGGGAAGCTAATTAAATATATTTCAATACTTCTTATTGTCGTTTTAGTGTTGAGTGCTTGCGGAAAAAGCAATAATAAAGACGAAGGAGTAAAAGATGCTACTAAAACAGAAACATCAAAACATAAAGGTGGAACGCTTAATGTTGCTTTAACTGCACCACCAAGCGGTGTTTATTCTTCATTATTAAATAGTACGCATGCGGATGCTGTTGTTGAAGGATATTTTAACGAAAATTTATTAGCAATTGATAAAAAAATACGTCCTAAAGCTTATATTGCGTCATGGAAAGACATCGATCCAGCTAAGAAAATAGAATTTAAAATTAAAAAAGGTATTAAATGGCATGATGGTAATGAATTAAAAATTGATGATTGGATTTATTCAATTGAAGTTTTAGCTAACAAGGATTATGAAGGAGCGTATTATCCAAGTGTAGAAAATATTCAAGGTGCCAAAGATTATCATGAAGGAAAAACTGATCATATTAGTGGATTGAAGAAGATAGATGACTACACTATGCAAGTTACATTTGATAAAAAACAAGAAAATTACTTAACTGGATTTGTTACTGGTCCTTTATTAAGCAAGAAATATTTATCAGATGTGCCGATTAAAGATTTAGCAAAATCAGATAAAATCCGAAAATATCCTATTGGTATTGGACCTTATAAAGTTAAGAAAATCGTTCCAGGTGAGGCTATTCAACTCGTTAAATTTGATGACTATTGGCAAGGTAAACCGGCTTTAGACAAAATCAATTTAAAAGTTATTGATCAAGCTCAAATTATTAAGGCAATGGAAAAAGGAGATATTGATGTTGCGAATGATGCTACCGGTGCAATGGCAAAAGATGCTAAGTCATCTAATGCTGGTCTTAAAGTATTATCTGCGCCAAGCTTAGACTATGGTTTAATAGGATTCGTGTCTCATGATTACGATAAAAAATCTAATAAAACTGGTAAAGTGAGACCTAAATATGAAGACAAAGAATTACGCAAAGCAATGCTTTATGCAATTGATAGAGAAAAATGGATTAAAGCGTTTTTCAATGGTTACGCTAGTGAAATAAATAGTTTTGTACCATCTATGCATTGGATAGCAGCCGATCCTAAGGAACTAAATGATTACAAATATGATCCTGAAAAAGCTAAAAAAATCTTAGATAAGTTAGGTTATAAAGATAGAGATGGTGACGGATTTAGAGAAGATCCTAAAGGTAATAAATTTGAGATTAACTTTAAACATTATTCAGGTTCAAATCCTACTTTTGAACCAAGAACTGCTGCGATTAAAGATTTCTGGGAAAAAGTTGGCTTGAAAACAAATGTGAAGTTAGTAGAATTCGGTAAATATAATGAAGACTTAGCAAATGCATCTAAAGATATGGAAGTGTACTTCAGATCATGGGCAGGTGGTACAGATCCAGATCCATCAGATTTATATCACACTGATAGACCTCAAAATGAAATGAGAACAGTTTTACCAAAATCAGATCAATATTTAGATGATGCATTAGACTTTGATAAAGTTGGAATTGATGAAAAGAAACGTAAAGATATTTATGTTAAATGGCAAAAATATATGAATGATGAGTTACCTGGATTACCAATGTTCCAAGGTAAATCGATAACTATTGTTAACGATAAAGTACGAAACTTAGACATTGAAATTGGAACTGATCAAAATTTATATAATTTAACTAAAGAAGCTTAG
- a CDS encoding ATP-binding cassette domain-containing protein yields MKTDEILLSIKNLKQYFNAGKKNEVRAIDNISFDIYKGETLGLVGESGCGKSTTGKSIIKLNDITSGEILYEGIDIQKIKKRKDLLKFNKKIQMIFQDPYASLNPRLKVMDIVAEGIDIHHLASDKRDRKKRVYDLLETVGLSKEHANRYPHEFSGGQRQRIGIARALAVEPEFIIADEPISALDVSIQAQVVNLLLKLQRERGITFLFIAHDLSMVKYISDRIAVMHFGKIVEIGPAEEIYQNPLHDYTKSLLSAIPQPDPESERSRKRFSYIDDEENNHLRRLHEIRPNHLVFSTEEEAAQLRENKLVTQN; encoded by the coding sequence TTGATAACATTTCGTTTGATATATACAAAGGGGAAACATTAGGTTTAGTTGGTGAATCTGGCTGTGGTAAATCTACGACAGGTAAATCAATTATTAAGCTTAATGATATTACAAGTGGAGAAATTTTGTATGAGGGTATTGATATACAAAAGATTAAGAAACGTAAAGACTTACTTAAATTTAATAAAAAAATCCAAATGATTTTCCAAGATCCATATGCATCACTAAATCCTAGATTAAAAGTGATGGATATTGTTGCTGAAGGTATTGATATACATCATCTGGCAAGTGATAAACGTGACCGAAAAAAACGCGTCTATGATTTACTAGAAACGGTTGGGCTAAGTAAAGAGCATGCTAATCGTTATCCACATGAATTTTCAGGTGGACAAAGACAACGTATTGGAATTGCCCGTGCCTTAGCGGTGGAACCAGAATTTATTATCGCGGACGAACCAATATCAGCATTGGATGTTTCAATTCAAGCTCAAGTAGTTAATTTGTTATTAAAATTACAACGTGAAAGAGGTATCACGTTCCTATTTATAGCTCATGATCTATCAATGGTGAAGTATATTTCAGATCGTATTGCAGTAATGCATTTTGGGAAAATAGTTGAAATTGGACCGGCTGAAGAAATTTATCAAAATCCATTACACGATTATACCAAGTCATTATTATCAGCCATTCCTCAACCTGATCCTGAATCAGAACGCAGTCGTAAACGATTTAGTTACATTGATGATGAGGAAAACAATCATTTAAGACGATTACATGAAATAAGACCGAATCACTTAGTCTTTAGTACTGAAGAAGAAGCGGCACAACTCCGAGAAAATAAATTGGTGACACAAAATTAA